A region of the Brienomyrus brachyistius isolate T26 chromosome 10, BBRACH_0.4, whole genome shotgun sequence genome:
GAGATCAACAAAGGCAACATTCACGTCCTTTTGCAAGCCGCAGAATATCTGGAAAGGAGAGAGCGAGGTACGGTGAGATCGACATCGCTGTATAAATATCTCCAGCCGTAACCTGCTACAAAATATCAGCTTTGCGTAAACAAATATCGATACAATGTTACCAGCTGGCGGCGCCTACGACGAATCACCTTCTCTTGTTTGTTAAGCGGTAAATGTGCAACGGGAATAGCCGTTTGGTTAAATATCCGCATAGATTTGTGCAATCTGAACGCAGACGTTTAATTTTAGCTGCTTGTTGGGGAACATCAGCATGTTTGGCTTGGTGACCCATATTGGACACGGAAGGCGCCAATCCGTCACTGATTTGAAAATGTCCTGCGCTCAGATGCCGGAGGAATGAATGAGAACCTTTAACAACAACCCGGATTTTTCTATTTTACCCTTTTTGGATAGTGTTACCGGGTGGGATTGAAAATCCACAAGCTGTCTAGTTAGTCTGGTCTAGTTGATCGTCAACTCTTTTTAAATGTTGATATAAAATGAGAGGCTGGCGCCAAAAATCCTCTGGAGCTGTCATTGTTAGGCTGCCTTTGGCTGAATAGAGTACGACTAATCAGCTGTGGGACAGGATTTCAGGATTAAAGTGAAGTCGAAATGCTCATTTTGTATAATTTTTGTACTATTTGTAAATAAGTACGGTATTACGGTACTATTTCTTAACGCGTATGAGAGgctatttaaattatatttaaatgattatttcgCTTATATACTTTACGTAGACTATCCCGTCCTATAATTTCTTTGAGCTGTATGTTAGTTGCTTCTCtgtctttggttttattttaatgtCACATGTTAAGCACTTTGAGCTGCATTTCTTGTATAAAAGGTGAAAGTAAAGAAATTCTTATTATTACAAAATATTTATTAAGAGTAAAATTGATGAAGTAGATGACCAGTTCTATACAGTCAAATTAGTATATACATTTTTCAGCGTTTCATGCAGCTGGTAATTGCTTGCGAGCAGCCGTTAGTGCAGTCTATACATAACTGTAGTTCCGCTATATATATACGGTCTGGAGTCTGTGTTATTGATATGAAGCGCTGCAGTTTTGAAATCGAGGTTCTTAAAATCGATGTTTGCTATAGATCGTACACATTtactgcagtgtttttcatTTCGCCCCGCAGAAGCGGAACATGGTTATGCGTCGGCGTCACCCTTTGACATTAAAGGAGTTTCTTGCAAGAGAAACAAGCACAAAAACAAGACCTCTGATAACACCAGGTATGCTGTCTTTTACCTGATCTTGAGTAGGTCTAATTATGAGTGGTTCTGTCATACAGATAGTTCTAACAGATAGTAACAAAACATGTACTACTCCTCTTACTTAAGCGTGGTTTGCGCTTAGATTGCTGCGTACTGACATCTTTGTAgctataaaaaaataacaactcGTACTAAAATGTGTATGTTCATTTATTTACTTAGGTTTATATATTTTGTCTTCACAGGTCTGTGCATAATGAACTGGAGAAACACAGGTAATCATGATATCTCTTGTTTTGGAAGCTGGGTGTTCCTCTCAAAGGTTGAGTAGTCAAAGTTTTCCATTGATATGAATAGCAGTGGTGGTTTGGTCTCTAAGAAGTGGAGTTTCAAGCCTGCTTTAATCTAGACGGGCATGCAGAGTGTGCCTTATACATGTCATAAATGGCACTGGCATCTGCAAGGTTGCCGGTGGGTCAGAGACAGCAGTTGCTGTGGGTCGTTTGAAGCCGAGACTTTGAGGCGTGGGTGTGCCCTGCAGGCGTGCACAGCTGCGGCAGTGCCTGGAGCAGCTCAAGCAGCAGGTTCCCCTCTCCTCGGACTCGGCCAGGCACACCACGCTCAACCTGCTCAGACGAGCCCGGCTGCACATTAAGGTACGTGCGAACAGACATCCAGACCCCGGACTCGCGTATTAAGCTCAGTTTGGGTCGTGTTCTAACAGGACTTAAATATCTTATATTGACGTCGTTGTACATTCGTTCTTttacgcccccctccccaatttaGAAGCTGCAGGAGCAGGAAGAGCGCGCTCGGGTAATGAAGGAGCAGCTACGTTGGGAGCAGAGGGGGCTGCGTGTGCGCCTGGAGCAGCTGCTGGGGGGCACGGAGAGGGTACGCAATGACAGCATGGGCTCGGCCATGTCCTCCGAGAGGTCCGACTCTGACCGAGGTGAGCGACGCCAGACCCTGCTCACTACTCACCTCCTTTTTTTGGCCCCACCAGAAATACCATGGACCTAGTCTTGGATTTCAGAAGGCCGTCGTAAAACATCGGAACTTTTTtgtcggggtggggggcataCACATTTGGTCAGCTAAGAGGGGTGAGGGAAGTGTTTTTAAGAAAAGCAAAACGGTAAGAATTGACTGGTCCCTCTAAATTAAAAATCGAACgttcacaaagcaggatataATGTTGATGCGCAAAAACGTGTTTGATAGAGCCAGCAGTATGTCGTTAATTAATTCATTTGAATGCATAGGAAGAGCCCCGCATTATGAAGTCATGATTGTTTTTGTGTCATGTGGTCTGCTTATGGTGAGTACTGATGGTGCCCGCATCTCGTTGCAGAGGACGTGGAGGTGGACGTGGAGAGCgtggtgtttgtgtgtctggaaTCTGACGGCTTGGGGGCTACCCAAACCGAAGGGGATCACAGTTACTCCAGCCCCGGCTGTGCTTGGCTATGACAGCAGCCCGAGTACCTTCGCAGTGCTTAGATTGAAAACAttccaaaaaaaagagaaaaagagaaatgaaaagcaaaaaaaaaaaataaaccaggGAACATCACAACAGAGATGAAGAGAACATGGGGTCGTACTTTTTACAGTTCGCCACGAACTCTCACAGGAAACGGCAACAtctgggattttttttgtttttgttcgtCTTCAGTTCTGCCATTTTTTTATTATCGAACATAATAACTGGGCCAGTGCATTGAagaaagacacacacaccaggAAGGATTACTTTCTGAATTTTTCTGATTAGCCAGTGTTTTGTGAAGCCTGACACTCGTTTTTCAATTCTCTAACACGCACTTGAGCGAGATCAGGCTCCTCGCACTGAACTCTTTTCTGCAGAAATGGTATTGTTCCCTACATGTTTTACATAAGCTTCAGTGGGTGGCAGTGTACATGCATATTTTTTTCCTGCCTTCAGTATATTTTTGAAATGGTAGGATGTATTTTTGCACTAATATGAATTCCCGTTGAcctcttttaaaaaaatttatatttgtaaaagcatttataGTTGTTAGTTACTGAGCCTGATGGTAACCACGCTGGTATACAGAGGCTGTGGACATATTGTTAAAGGGGCACCTCAAGAAGATTCTATTATTATTCAATGTTCCTGAGCCAAGGGCGTTGATTTGGGTATGGACGGTAGAGACGTGTTCCTAACAATATTGCGGGAGTATCGTGTGTGTTTAGCAGAGTGGGGGATTTGGGACTGATTTGGTTCCTACCAATACTGAGATCGAACCTACGCACTTGTCCTGAGCACTTAAATACTAAGGAACATGACTTGGACAAGCTTAGGATACCTTTCCTAAGAGCAGCTTGAGAAGGTAGCCTGTTGCGCTTTTTGTGATGAGACTCGCGTTTCTGTGACTAGGCCGAAGAAACCGACCTAGGAGCCATGATGCAGCTGGAGAAGTGGAGGTGTGACACAGCCTGCGAAATTAAGAGTGTGTTAACGGTAGCAGGGACAGCAGGAATTGAGGTTGATGGACAGCAAGAGCACAGTGAAAGTTAGCACTTAGAAGCACAGTCCAATGTGAAGCCCTGACCTCATCTTACATTAGTCCGTATTAAATGGGCAAGAATCCAAAAGATGGGTTCAAAACATCAGATCAATTTGGTCATATCAGTCAAGTATGCTAATGTTGAAGTTTCTTAGATCACTGAGCTATACTCAATAATAGCTCATTTGGATTGGATCAGTTTACTGAACAGCAGATTCATTTAGTAATTAAAATACtaaatttttgctttttttaggggggggggggggttctgtgaacTAAAACTCACTGTAACTCCATGTTATTTTCAGTTTCTATCTTCACTCTCAGCCTCGAACACTGGAGCGGATTCCGCAAGTAGACAAGCACCCTGGAAAACCTAAATTCCGGCACTTGACGAGTCACACAGTGAGAGTATAAATCCCTCTGAAGTCTGGTATGTTAAACTTCACAGAATGGCTAATGCTGAGAATAGGTGTAGTGTGTGCCTTTGCAGAAATAATGTTAAACACCACTTCCTCAAGAATCCGTTATCTTGTGGTCAGGTAGAGCCAAGTGTACGCTGGGTCACATCAAATACTCACTCTTATTTTAAGCTTAAgttctgcagcagctgatgCTTGCAGTTCTGCCTGCATTAAACGATGCTATCTGAAAAAATAGCCTGGTTTAATATCTCTCTGTATTTAAACTTAAAAATACTTTTATTGCACAGTCCTTTCAATCAGCACTTCTGTCGACAAACTCGCATAAGAATTACTTTAGCTTTGCTGTTACTAAGTGAAAACTGCCtctgttttgtttggttccATTTCAAAAGATTGATCCAGTTACAGATTGCAAAGGGGGTAATTTTACATGTTCAATGCAGGGAAGAAGACGAGTTTTGCACATTATGAACCAACCAGCAAAATCCAATTTTCATGTTCTTTAAACAAATAACAAATGGGTAAATGGcagtgaatgtttttttttttttacctttttggGCATGTTTAAGATCATGAGGAATGGGTACTTGAATGCAATGCAATGTTAGAACTTTTTTCCTCACGTTAAAGTGAAAGTAAGCACTTtgggaatgaaaacattctccTTAGTGAAATAGTTATTGATGTAATTTCCTATTCTGTGCCATTACTTAAATTCATTCAAAGCCAGTACTTGGGTAGAATTGAACCCTTAGCTTTACAATACTCCTACtacatttctcaatttttatacCTTAAATACATTGACTGTGTAGAATCATATGGCACAACAATAAACTGAATTCCATTCCTGTTGTGTTTACAGTCAAAATGGGTTCGGTCAGTAGCAAAGTCTTCTGCAGTTGAGTATTGATTCCCAGGTGATTTTCCTGGTCATATTCTCATTTGGGGTGACATACAGAACAATTTGTTTCATACATCATCTCATTATTAGTTTTGGCTGGTAAATAACGGAGTTTTCATTTAACAGTATTAGTCTGATGTTTCTTAATCTTGGGGGGATTTCTGAAGATCTCACAGATTACTATTGCTAACAATCATATTAAGCTTCCACTGAATATATGAGCTGTAATGATGCTTTGCCTTTCGTCAGTGTCCAAGACCCTAATTCCAAGTCCATCTTGAATGCAACCATGTCAGCACAAAagcataatattttttttgcattgtttattTGTACTCTACATTTTCCCCAGTAATCGGATGTAGCATTGTTTTCTACTATTATGCATTTgtataataaatattataattattaacttCATGTTTTTTTATTGCTGGTATATCATGTATATAAATTTAAACTTGTCAGTCTGTGATCTTTCTGCAGTCCCAACCATCACACGCAAGAAAGCATGCAAACAAGCAGCTAGTGTATGACTGTGTGGCGCAAGACATTTAAGTGCCAGAAAAATGAGCAGTGAAAATACCAGACCTTATAAGAATCGTTTATTGATGTTTTTCGAATTAATGTTACTGCCCACTTTATTTTTGGTACTTTGAAAGCTTTACTCCTTACAAACTGGTATTTAATGAGATGAAAATTTCATGGAATCCTCTGCCATATTTGAACCATCTCAAAAGAAATTTACGCGCCCTATGTGTTGTTGGTGAGCTAAATGTTTTATCACAATAACCTTTATATGCTGATATCGCTTCCCATTGCTTGGTTCAGTACATGTGAAATGTATCCCACAGGCCATGACCGCTAATAACATGAACCAAGCTTAATTTAACTTCAATTTGAAGCAATGAAGGAATTCTGTGGTAAGTACCAAAGGTTGTGAAATACTTGCATACATCAAGCCTAGTTCACTGATTTGATCTGTGCAGAGGTTTACTTCAAGTAATACTCAGGAACTCAAGCGAAGGAATAATAGTAGGagacaaaaaaatgttttggtAAAACCAGGCAAATAAATCGCAATTCTTGTCCTAACAGTTCAAGACAGGAAGACGTATTATTCTAAGCAGGAGTTCTAAGTCTCTATCCTGTATGAGAACAGGGGGGTTTGAACCACACGAGGAATGGACGGGGACAGGGTGGTGCTGGGAGGGCCCTGACGTCGCAGTCACCCTGTTTGGAAGCAGAGCTGGCGTTCCGCCCTGCATGTCACACGTACTGCTTCTTCTGAGCCTTTGACGCCAGGTCTTTCGCTTTCTCTGTGGCAGCCAATGCCGTCTCTCTGGCCTTTTCCTTTGCCTCTTTGGCCGTGTCCGCCAGGGTCCGGTTGGGGGTCTCACCTGCAAGCATCAAGGGCTTTTTAATCTCTGCTCCGGATCCTATCGCTCTGAATGCAATGTTTTGCAATTCTGAAAAGCTCACATGCCTGGGAAGCCACTGATAACACAGTATGGCTTAAAAAactaactaaaaaaaaacagtgggGCGATACTAAGAAGTTGTACTTATAACCAAACTCTTTCTTTACCTTGCATTTTTGCCAAGACATATTCAAATCCTTTCACGGTCTTTGTAACGCTGCTTTTAAACCTCGCAAGGCCAAACTCCTGTAAAAGCAAAGAACAAGAAAAGCAAAATAGCAAAagtgaaaacaaaagaaaaaaccaTGACTTTACCAAATCCAGCTCCCACTGGGTGTCCTTTTTAATTCAACACATAATTACAAAAAAAGAgcagcttccccccccccccccaaaagtacTCTTCCCATTATCTTGTTACACATCGTTTACTAATTGAAAgcttaataataaaacaaagaaacgaATCCCCAATAGACTAgtgtcttcataaaaataataaaaaaagtcaaACAAGTGTTTTACCACACAGGGACATCAAGCAGAAATGCTGCCTCTGACAGTGAACTCCTTCCGGAAGTTACTTCAAGGCTGATTGAACTATCTGCACATGACGCTCTTCTTACGCACAAGTTAATTATGAAAAGAACAGCCCCAGTGGCAAGTGCTGAATTAAACAGGGCTCCTCTTTAAAGAAACATAAACTTTCCGTTGTCGTCGTTGAGGTCCACTGACCTGGACGGCTCTGGAGAGACCGTACAAGCTGGACGAGATCCACGCCTCCCGCTTTATCTCTGTCCAGCTGCTGTTCTCTAGGTTCACTCTGTACACACATCTCTCCTGTACAGACTGCGGAGATAAAGGAGAGTGCCATGCTAAGTTTGAACACATAAATGTCCTCCTTCCACAGTGGACGTCACAGCGATGTCGCATTTCTTCATAGCGGCAGACAGAATGATTAGACATCTTGCCATGGGTGTGATATAATTATGCCATATAAAAAGTTTAATTTAAGCAAGCATCAACACTTAACTTTTTTTGGTACATTTAATTGTTGTAAACCCTATTAAACTTAGTACACAACGGAGACAAGAAGAGAGTCACCTATACAGTAACCTACATTTGTAATTATCCTAGTGACTAATAGAGCTAACTGACCATTACGCGAGCATGGCTGATGTTCCAGGTGACAGTGGTCATGGTCTGGGACCTGGGCTCCACGATGGAGTCCTCAATAATGTAGGCCGAGCAGGACATGTGAGCAGGCAGGTACTTCTCAGCCCAGCGGGGGACGCGGCTCGTCTTGGTCAGCAGACGCCTTGAAATAAGGCGGTTGTCCGGAGTCACCTCCCGGAAAATTATGTCCTCTGTTAGGACATGGTTGCTGAAATCGACACAGGATGTATGCATTAGCAGTTACACTCTGAACAGCTCGGTGAAGCGCTTCCTGAAGGCGGCATTTCGTTTCACATGCCAGGTTTGCCTGTTAGCAGTAATTACCTGTAAGGGTTAGGATATCTCTGCCAGAATGCGATGAAGACTTGGTCCCACGAGCTCTTCAAAACACTAAAGCAAATGAAGTGCTTCACCATTGTTCCCTCTATATACGAGCAGACATTACCTGCTGGAAGAGAGTTGGATAGCGTTGACCGAGTGTGTTGCAGGGATGTGTACTCTCAGTGAGGAATAACTGGGCGGGACCTGTACTATAACTGATAACTGCACACAATGGGCTGGAACAGGAAGCAAAGCCACAAGGCTACAGGGTACAAGGCTACAATGATACAGCACAGGCCCAGcatttaataaataatgataAGATTAGCTGCAGATCTTACGTAGTCCTTTACGTACATGACATACCCAAGAGTGGCCTGCTTTTAAGTCAAACGCTGTAACAGGCCTTAGGACTCACAAATATCAATTCGATGCATCCATCAATGATTGACATCCGACTATTTTCAAACTGGACAGACACATTGAAAAAACGGAAAAATGTAATAGGTATTTTAAAAGCTATCTAAAATCAAGAAACTACCTTAAAGTAATTTGGATTTATAGTTAATGTATTTATAGTTttaaaaaagaatattttgcTTTAAAAACTTTCCATATTGTATTTAAGGTATTTACTATAAAGTACGCAAAATCCAGCCAACATAACGTCAGCGGTCAAACGCATTCTGTTTCACACTGCTAAAAAAAAACTCCTGTTCATTAGGCCAAGCACTGTAGTTTAAAACACCCTAAACACGTCTATATTTACGTTATGTTTGCTTTAATGACCATTATTAAATTCCACTCATCACAAGATATCAATGACTTTCAAATCAAGGAGAACAATGCATTCGTAAATCAAACGTTTCTTCATCAAACAATCGATTCCTATTATATAATCATAATCCTGGACTTTAGAAATCCGAAACTGTAAAAGAACTGACCACCAGAAAACAACTTATTGGTGGAGCTAGTTAGTCATTTGCAGATTGCTTAATGGACTAAACATTTTGGAAAATCCCCACGGTACCATTGacattatatttaataaaatcaGGTTGAACAATACAGGTTATGAGCACATGATCTATAACTAACCGTGAAATGATAAAATCGCAGTGTAATAAATGGTAGGGATAGCGCCAGGTTACATTACCTACGGGAATTGCTTGACAGGTAGGAGTAGCGGTCACATTTTTACCACACTCCAGTATTTTAACAATATCATATCAACTGCTTTGCTtagaaaaaatattctaaagttAAAATCCTTTACAAAATGTCATTAAAAGCAAACACTTTACCTCGTCTGCTATAGCATATAGGCGTTATTCATCCTCCTACTACCCAAGCCACAAGACTACTGGCGGCGCGCTACTGTCCTGCTTCATGAGAAACGTGACTCAGGAAAAGAAAAGGCTCATGACCGACGTCACATCCGGGGCATGAGGCCGCACCATAGACATAACGGGGCAATATAACCATCGAGTAGATCTTGAGTTTAATGTAGAGTGGAGCCCCCTGCAGGAGGAGAATAAAGTTGTCTGCTTATGTCCAATAGAGGTCACTGTCTGACCGCTGCATGCTTACTTCTAGCATGACGGAAATGTGCGTGCCATTGGGAAGCCTTTAGTCCCAAGATAGGTTGGACATTCTGGGTGAGCTGGTATTGGTACATGCGCATCACACAGCTGAAACATGgttgtaaacaaacaaacaattaaGACAAATTTACATCAGCACATTTCTTGGTAAACTGGTAAATtacaatttaatctgttttagtTATTCCATTATTTACATATCTGAAACTTTGAATTTCAACTCCTGCATATTGATATTGTTTATCACACATGAATTAAACATAATCTGCTGGGCTGTAACTAAATAACTATTTCCCTAATATATTTGTATCGAATATCTTGTACTACCTTGCATTTAATGATCTGTTCTCTTACACATACAGTAGAATGTCTACCTCACCTCACATTGCAGTGCAGGGGTTAACTCACACAAAATGCTTTGACCAGTGAGGGGGTAGGACTGTTTCTGAAATTCTTTTGGTCTTCTCCATACACAGATCCACAATTACAGCAAAATACCCACCTTAAAAGAAAATACCTCCATTAAATTCTTTCTGCCGTATGTTAAATGAACTTAAAGGAAAGGAAGTGACTGTATACATtacaaaacagaaaataacgacattcaataacattttttattatttttaaatgtttgaaagCAGATTTTGAGACAGTATACCTTAATTtatgttaatttaatttaataaacgTATCAGATAGCCTTTGAATACATGACTCTCATGTATGTAGGTAGTATATACATTGTTATATAGTCTTGTATTAGTCATATACTGAATTCACACTTTAATATAATAAACATATTACCATGTTGGTAGTGATGG
Encoded here:
- the mxd3 gene encoding max dimerization protein 3 yields the protein MEINKGNIHVLLQAAEYLERREREAEHGYASASPFDIKGVSCKRNKHKNKTSDNTRSVHNELEKHRRAQLRQCLEQLKQQVPLSSDSARHTTLNLLRRARLHIKKLQEQEERARVMKEQLRWEQRGLRVRLEQLLGGTERVRNDSMGSAMSSERSDSDREDVEVDVESVVFVCLESDGLGATQTEGDHSYSSPGCAWL
- the prelid1a gene encoding PRELI domain containing 1a, which translates into the protein MVKHFICFSVLKSSWDQVFIAFWQRYPNPYSNHVLTEDIIFREVTPDNRLISRRLLTKTSRVPRWAEKYLPAHMSCSAYIIEDSIVEPRSQTMTTVTWNISHARVMSVQERCVYRVNLENSSWTEIKREAWISSSLYGLSRAVQEFGLARFKSSVTKTVKGFEYVLAKMQGETPNRTLADTAKEAKEKARETALAATEKAKDLASKAQKKQYV